One genomic segment of Bradyrhizobium prioriisuperbiae includes these proteins:
- the fdhF gene encoding formate dehydrogenase subunit alpha: MSLIHETDYGTPLSKSEKMVTLTIDGEQVTVPEGTSIMRAAMEMGTQIPKLCATDMLDAFGSCRMCLVEVEGRAGTPASCTTPVGEGLVIHTQTDRLKQLRKGVMELYISDHPLDCLTCGANGDCELQDMAGAVGLRDVRYGYEGENHVFAKSDGKANENWLAKDESNPYFTYDPSKCIVCSRCVRACEEVQGTFALTISGRGFDSRVSPGMSESFLGSECVSCGACVQACPTATLTEKSVIEIGQPEHSAVTTCAYCGVGCTFKAEMRGEEVVRMVPYKDGKANRGHSCVKGRFAWGYTTHKERILKPMIRDNIADPWQEVSWDEAFNFAAAKFKGIQAKYGRDAVGGITSSRCTNEETYLVQKLIRGGFGNNNVDTCARVCHSPTGYGLSTTFGTSAGTQDFDSVEHTDVVMIIGANPASAHPVFASRLKKRLRQGAKLIVVDPRRTEMVESPHVKALHLPLMPGTNVAVLTALAHVIVTEGLVDEAFVRERCDWSEFEEWAAFVAQPNHSPEATAIMTGVDPRDLRAAARQFATGGNGAIYYGLGVTEHSQGSTTVIAIANLAMATGNIGRPGVGVNPLRGQNNVQGACDMGSFPHELPGYRHISGDAVREQFESLWNVKLNPEPGLRIPNMFDAAIEGTFMGIYVQGEDILQSDPNTKHVVAALSAMECVVVHDLFLNETANYAHVFLPGSTFLEKDGTFTNAERRIQRVRKVMTPRNGLADWEVTIRLAKALGYDMHYDHPSQIMDEIAALTPSFAGVSYAKLDEHGSVQWPCNEKAPLGTPVMHIDGFVRGKGKFVLTEYVPTDERTGPRYPLLLTTGRILSQYNVGAQTRRTDNVVWHSEDRLEIHPHDAEQRGIRDGDWVRLASRAGETTLRAEITDRVAPGVIYTTFHHPDTQANVITTDFSDWATNCPEYKVTAVQISPSNGPSEWQKSYDEQARNSRRIAPLEAAE; the protein is encoded by the coding sequence ATGTCGCTCATTCATGAAACCGATTATGGCACGCCGCTCTCGAAATCCGAAAAGATGGTCACGCTGACCATCGATGGCGAGCAGGTGACGGTGCCGGAGGGCACGTCCATCATGCGCGCCGCCATGGAGATGGGCACGCAGATCCCCAAGCTGTGCGCCACCGACATGCTCGATGCCTTCGGTTCCTGCCGCATGTGCCTGGTCGAAGTGGAGGGACGCGCCGGGACGCCGGCCTCCTGCACCACGCCGGTGGGCGAGGGGCTTGTGATCCACACCCAGACCGACCGACTGAAGCAGCTGCGCAAGGGTGTGATGGAGCTCTACATCTCCGACCATCCGTTGGACTGCCTGACCTGCGGCGCCAACGGCGACTGCGAACTGCAGGACATGGCCGGTGCCGTGGGCCTGCGCGATGTGCGTTACGGCTATGAAGGCGAAAACCATGTGTTCGCCAAATCCGATGGCAAGGCCAATGAGAACTGGCTGGCCAAGGACGAATCGAACCCGTACTTCACCTACGATCCGTCCAAATGCATTGTCTGCTCGCGTTGTGTCCGCGCCTGCGAAGAAGTGCAGGGCACCTTCGCGCTGACCATTTCAGGCCGCGGCTTCGACAGCCGCGTGTCGCCCGGCATGAGCGAGAGTTTCCTCGGCTCCGAATGCGTTTCCTGCGGCGCCTGCGTGCAGGCCTGCCCGACCGCGACGCTGACCGAAAAGTCCGTGATCGAGATCGGCCAGCCCGAGCACTCCGCCGTGACCACCTGCGCCTATTGCGGGGTCGGCTGCACCTTCAAGGCCGAGATGCGCGGCGAGGAAGTCGTGCGCATGGTGCCGTACAAGGACGGCAAGGCCAATCGCGGCCACTCCTGCGTCAAGGGCCGCTTCGCCTGGGGTTACACCACCCACAAGGAACGTATCCTCAAGCCGATGATCCGCGACAACATCGCCGATCCCTGGCAGGAGGTGTCGTGGGATGAGGCGTTCAATTTTGCCGCGGCCAAATTCAAGGGCATTCAGGCGAAATACGGCCGCGATGCCGTCGGTGGCATCACCTCGTCGCGTTGCACCAATGAAGAAACCTATCTGGTGCAGAAGCTGATCCGTGGCGGCTTCGGCAACAACAACGTCGATACCTGCGCGCGCGTCTGCCACTCGCCGACTGGTTACGGCCTCTCCACCACCTTCGGCACCTCGGCCGGCACCCAGGATTTTGACTCGGTCGAGCACACCGACGTCGTCATGATCATCGGCGCCAATCCGGCGTCCGCCCATCCGGTGTTCGCCTCGCGGCTGAAGAAGCGGTTGCGCCAGGGGGCCAAGCTGATCGTGGTCGATCCGCGCCGCACCGAAATGGTGGAATCGCCACACGTCAAGGCACTGCATCTGCCGCTGATGCCCGGCACCAATGTCGCCGTGCTCACCGCGTTGGCGCATGTGATCGTCACCGAAGGCCTGGTCGATGAAGCCTTCGTGCGCGAGCGTTGCGACTGGAGCGAGTTCGAGGAATGGGCGGCTTTCGTGGCCCAGCCGAACCACAGCCCGGAAGCCACCGCCATCATGACCGGCGTCGATCCCAGGGATCTGCGCGCGGCGGCGCGGCAGTTCGCCACCGGCGGCAATGGTGCGATCTATTACGGCCTCGGCGTCACCGAGCACAGCCAGGGCTCGACCACCGTGATTGCGATCGCCAACCTCGCGATGGCGACCGGCAATATCGGCCGTCCCGGCGTCGGCGTGAACCCGCTGCGCGGCCAGAACAACGTGCAGGGCGCCTGCGACATGGGCTCGTTCCCGCATGAGCTGCCCGGCTATCGTCACATCTCCGGTGACGCGGTTCGCGAGCAGTTCGAATCCTTGTGGAACGTCAAGCTCAATCCGGAACCGGGTTTGCGGATTCCCAACATGTTCGATGCCGCGATCGAAGGCACCTTCATGGGCATCTATGTGCAGGGCGAGGACATCCTTCAGTCCGATCCCAACACCAAGCATGTCGTGGCCGCACTGTCGGCGATGGAATGCGTCGTCGTCCATGACCTCTTCCTCAACGAAACCGCCAATTACGCCCACGTCTTCCTGCCGGGCTCGACCTTCCTCGAGAAGGACGGCACCTTCACCAATGCGGAACGACGTATCCAGCGCGTTCGCAAGGTGATGACGCCACGCAACGGGCTCGCCGACTGGGAGGTCACCATCCGCCTTGCCAAGGCGCTGGGCTATGACATGCACTACGATCATCCCTCGCAGATCATGGACGAGATCGCGGCGCTGACGCCGTCGTTCGCTGGCGTCTCCTATGCCAAGCTCGATGAACACGGTTCGGTGCAGTGGCCCTGCAATGAGAAGGCGCCGCTGGGCACGCCGGTCATGCACATCGACGGCTTCGTCCGCGGCAAGGGCAAGTTCGTGCTCACCGAATATGTCCCGACCGACGAGCGCACCGGCCCGCGTTATCCGCTGCTGCTGACGACGGGGCGCATCCTCAGCCAGTACAATGTCGGCGCGCAGACCCGGCGCACTGACAATGTCGTCTGGCATAGCGAGGACCGGCTGGAGATTCATCCGCATGATGCCGAGCAGCGTGGCATTCGTGATGGCGACTGGGTGCGGCTCGCGAGCCGCGCCGGGGAAACCACGCTGCGGGCGGAGATCACCGACCGGGTCGCGCCGGGCGTGATCTACACCACGTTCCATCACCCCGACACCCAGGCCAACGTCATCACCACGGATTTTTCCGACTGGGCGACCAACTGTCCGGAGTATAAGGTGACCGCTGTGCAGATCTCACCGTCGAACGGTCCCAGCGAGTGGCAGAAGAGCTACGACGAGCAGGCCCGCAACTCACGTCGGATCGCGCCCCTGGAAGCGGCGGAGTAA
- the fdhD gene encoding formate dehydrogenase accessory sulfurtransferase FdhD: MADTVHIAHRQIWRENGGFSAGDRAIPEETAIALSYDGGTYAVMMGTPTDLEDFAVGFSLSEGVVDRKDDIVSIDVVVLDDGIDVQMWLESSRATRLGERRRHIAGPTGCGLCGIDSIAEAVRPAAIVGQGLHVAPHQVMTAMQALSPLQKLNIETRAVHAAAFWHPERGIVALREDVGRHNALDKLAGALARQSMPAADGVVLLTSRVSVEMVQKTAAMGASVIVSVSAPTALAVRMAEAANITLCAIARADGFEVFTHSQRITAGASTDVA; the protein is encoded by the coding sequence TTGGCTGACACCGTTCATATCGCTCATCGGCAAATCTGGCGGGAGAACGGTGGTTTCAGCGCGGGCGACCGTGCCATCCCGGAAGAGACGGCCATTGCCCTGTCTTATGACGGCGGTACGTATGCCGTCATGATGGGAACACCGACCGATCTGGAAGATTTCGCGGTCGGATTCAGCCTGTCCGAGGGGGTCGTCGACCGCAAGGACGACATTGTCTCGATCGATGTCGTCGTTCTCGACGACGGCATCGACGTGCAGATGTGGCTGGAATCGTCGCGGGCGACACGACTGGGCGAACGGCGCCGGCATATCGCGGGACCGACCGGCTGCGGTTTGTGCGGCATCGATTCGATTGCGGAGGCGGTTCGGCCCGCGGCCATTGTCGGGCAGGGGCTTCACGTGGCGCCGCACCAGGTCATGACCGCGATGCAGGCCTTGTCGCCACTGCAGAAACTCAACATCGAAACGCGTGCGGTCCATGCCGCCGCATTCTGGCATCCGGAGCGCGGCATTGTTGCGCTGCGAGAGGATGTCGGCCGGCACAATGCGCTCGACAAGCTTGCGGGTGCCCTGGCGCGCCAGTCGATGCCGGCTGCGGATGGTGTGGTGCTGCTGACCAGCCGCGTGTCGGTGGAGATGGTGCAGAAGACAGCGGCGATGGGGGCGTCCGTCATCGTCTCGGTGTCGGCGCCAACAGCGCTCGCAGTGCGAATGGCCGAGGCGGCCAATATAACCCTTTGTGCAATTGCCCGGGCCGATGGCTTCGAGGTATTTACCCATTCACAGCGTATTACGGCGGGAGCCTCAACCGATGTCGCCTGA
- a CDS encoding formate dehydrogenase subunit delta: MSPDRLIYMANQIGAFFKSQGEAKAVPGIADHINKFWDPRMRSAILAHWEAGGEGLDPLVRTAMSALRRPGTH; encoded by the coding sequence ATGTCGCCTGACAGGCTGATCTACATGGCCAATCAAATTGGCGCTTTCTTCAAGAGTCAGGGCGAGGCCAAGGCGGTTCCGGGCATTGCCGACCACATCAATAAATTTTGGGATCCTCGAATGCGCTCCGCGATCCTGGCGCATTGGGAGGCAGGGGGCGAGGGGCTGGATCCACTCGTTCGCACCGCAATGTCGGCGCTGAGGAGACCAGGGACGCACTAA
- a CDS encoding OFA family MFS transporter, whose product MASLENTGTMSGAGVGILDRERIIATAGFNRWLVPPAALCIHLCIGMAYGFSVFWLPLSRAVGLSAPKACPDMTIVQELFTTTCDWRVASLGWMYTLFFVILGLSAALWGGWLERAGPRKAGVVSALCWCGGLVLGSIGVYTHQLWILWLGSGVIGGVGLGLGYISPVSTLVKWFPDRRGMATGMAIMGFGGGAMIGAPLADMLMNYFKTPTSVGVWETFLAMGAIYFVFMMIGAFRYRLPPSNWKPDGWTAPAENKSMITTHHVHLNNAHKTPQFWLIWWVLCLNVSAGIGVIGMASPMLQEIFAGSLLGLPDLKFNALSGEQKVAIAAIAAGFTGLISLFNIGGRFFWASLSDYIGRKKTYFTFFLLGIALYALAPTAATMGSKLLFVGAFCIILSMYGGGFATVPAYLADMFGTQFVGAIHGRLLTAWSTAGIIGPVVVNYIREAQLAAGVPRDQLYNTTMYILCAMLVAGLICNYLIKPVDPKWYMSNEEVAKLQAATKGATSGPSGSFGIGKGGFDAPALLFWAFVGVPLAWGVWITLKNAMRIF is encoded by the coding sequence ATGGCTTCTCTTGAAAACACGGGGACGATGTCCGGTGCGGGCGTCGGCATCCTCGATCGCGAACGCATCATTGCAACCGCGGGCTTCAACCGGTGGCTGGTGCCGCCGGCGGCGCTCTGCATTCATCTCTGCATCGGCATGGCCTACGGCTTCAGCGTGTTCTGGTTGCCCCTGTCGCGTGCCGTCGGCCTGAGCGCGCCGAAGGCGTGCCCGGACATGACGATCGTGCAGGAGCTGTTCACCACCACCTGCGACTGGCGCGTGGCCAGTCTGGGGTGGATGTACACCCTGTTCTTTGTCATCCTCGGCCTCTCCGCCGCGCTGTGGGGCGGCTGGCTGGAGCGGGCCGGTCCGCGCAAGGCGGGCGTCGTTTCGGCGTTGTGCTGGTGCGGCGGCCTCGTGCTGGGATCGATCGGCGTCTATACCCATCAGCTCTGGATTCTCTGGCTGGGTTCCGGCGTGATCGGCGGCGTCGGTCTCGGCCTTGGCTACATCTCGCCGGTGTCGACCCTGGTGAAGTGGTTCCCGGATCGCCGCGGCATGGCCACCGGCATGGCCATCATGGGCTTCGGCGGCGGCGCCATGATCGGCGCGCCGCTGGCCGACATGCTGATGAACTACTTCAAGACCCCGACCTCGGTCGGTGTCTGGGAGACGTTCCTCGCCATGGGCGCAATCTACTTCGTGTTCATGATGATCGGCGCGTTCCGCTATCGCCTGCCGCCGAGCAACTGGAAGCCGGACGGCTGGACCGCGCCCGCCGAAAACAAGAGCATGATCACCACGCATCATGTGCATCTCAACAACGCGCACAAGACGCCGCAGTTCTGGCTGATCTGGTGGGTGCTCTGCCTCAACGTGTCGGCCGGCATCGGCGTGATCGGCATGGCGTCGCCCATGCTGCAGGAAATCTTCGCCGGCTCCCTGCTGGGATTGCCGGACTTGAAGTTCAACGCGCTGAGTGGTGAACAGAAAGTCGCCATCGCGGCGATCGCGGCCGGCTTCACCGGTCTGATCTCGCTGTTCAACATCGGCGGCCGTTTCTTCTGGGCGTCGCTGTCGGACTATATCGGGCGCAAGAAAACCTACTTCACGTTCTTCTTGCTCGGCATTGCGCTGTATGCGCTGGCTCCGACCGCCGCGACCATGGGATCGAAGCTGCTGTTCGTCGGCGCGTTCTGCATCATCCTGTCGATGTATGGCGGCGGTTTCGCCACCGTGCCGGCCTATCTCGCCGACATGTTCGGCACCCAGTTCGTGGGCGCGATCCACGGCCGGCTGCTGACGGCGTGGTCGACTGCCGGCATCATCGGTCCGGTGGTGGTGAACTACATCCGTGAAGCGCAGCTCGCCGCCGGCGTGCCGCGCGACCAGCTCTACAACACCACCATGTATATTCTCTGCGCCATGCTGGTCGCCGGGTTGATCTGCAACTACCTGATCAAGCCGGTCGATCCGAAGTGGTACATGAGCAATGAAGAGGTCGCCAAGCTGCAGGCCGCGACCAAGGGCGCGACATCAGGGCCGTCCGGCTCGTTCGGCATCGGCAAGGGCGGTTTCGATGCGCCCGCGCTGCTGTTCTGGGCCTTTGTCGGCGTCCCGTTGGCCTGGGGCGTCTGGATCACACTGAAGAACGCGATGCGGATCTTCTGA
- a CDS encoding TIGR03862 family flavoprotein has protein sequence MPSPSLNVAVIGAGPAGLMAAETLANGGARVTVYDHMPSAGRKFLMAGRGGLNLTHSEPLDRFMARYGAAEPWLRETIARFSPDDLRAWCESLGQPTFVGSSGRVFPKALKASPLLRAWLRRLDQAGVQIALRHRWTGWAPDGALVFDSPGGPVPIAADAVVLALGGASWPRLGSDGGWSALLQARGVEVMALRPANSGFLVAWSQMFRDRFEGSPLKGVALEFGARTTRGEIMVTRDGLEGGGIYALSSVLREEIAQAGSALLKIALRPDIATLDLVRRLSGPRNKQSLSTFLRKATGLSPVAIALLQESAITDGRSLSALSPVELAETINAVPVRLTGTASLARAISTAGGIAWSEVDDSFMLKRLSGVFVAGEMLDWEAPTGGYLLQASFATGVAAGQGALGSARCEKHDD, from the coding sequence ATGCCCAGCCCTTCGCTCAACGTCGCCGTTATCGGCGCCGGTCCCGCCGGCCTGATGGCCGCGGAGACGCTGGCGAACGGTGGTGCGCGCGTCACCGTCTACGACCACATGCCGTCGGCCGGGCGCAAGTTCCTGATGGCCGGGCGGGGCGGGTTGAACCTGACCCACAGCGAGCCACTGGACCGGTTCATGGCGCGGTACGGGGCGGCGGAGCCATGGCTGCGCGAGACCATTGCGCGGTTTTCACCTGACGATCTGCGCGCCTGGTGTGAAAGTCTGGGACAGCCGACCTTTGTCGGCAGCAGCGGTCGTGTCTTTCCGAAAGCGCTGAAAGCGTCGCCGCTGCTGCGCGCCTGGCTGCGTCGTCTCGATCAGGCGGGCGTCCAGATCGCGCTGCGGCATCGGTGGACCGGCTGGGCGCCGGATGGTGCGCTGGTGTTCGACAGTCCCGGCGGTCCCGTGCCCATCGCCGCCGACGCCGTCGTGCTGGCGCTGGGCGGCGCGAGCTGGCCGCGGCTCGGTTCCGATGGCGGATGGTCGGCGTTGCTGCAGGCGCGCGGCGTGGAGGTCATGGCGCTGCGCCCGGCCAACAGCGGCTTCCTTGTCGCCTGGTCGCAGATGTTCCGCGATCGTTTCGAGGGTAGCCCGCTCAAGGGCGTAGCGCTCGAATTCGGCGCGCGCACCACGCGCGGCGAGATCATGGTGACCCGCGATGGCCTCGAAGGCGGCGGCATCTACGCGCTGTCGTCGGTGCTGCGCGAGGAGATCGCGCAAGCCGGATCGGCTCTGCTGAAGATCGCGCTGCGCCCGGATATCGCAACATTAGATCTCGTCAGACGGCTGTCCGGTCCCCGCAACAAGCAATCGCTATCGACCTTTTTGCGCAAGGCGACAGGGCTGTCGCCTGTTGCCATCGCACTGCTGCAGGAGAGCGCGATCACGGATGGCCGCAGTCTCTCGGCGCTGTCGCCGGTGGAACTGGCCGAAACCATCAACGCCGTCCCGGTCCGGCTGACAGGCACGGCATCGCTGGCGCGCGCGATCTCGACGGCCGGCGGCATCGCATGGAGCGAGGTCGACGACAGCTTCATGTTGAAACGTCTGTCCGGTGTGTTCGTCGCCGGCGAAATGCTCGACTGGGAGGCGCCGACAGGCGGCTATCTGCTGCAGGCGTCGTTTGCGACGGGCGTGGCCGCGGGGCAGGGTGCGTTGGGGTCGGCCCGTTGTGAAAAGCATGACGATTGA